The following nucleotide sequence is from Drosophila simulans strain w501 chromosome 3L, Prin_Dsim_3.1, whole genome shotgun sequence.
TGCAGACTCCTGTGAATTTCCATTGCACAAAGAGCAGAGCTCATTGTGTAAGCATTCGATCGCTGGAAGGAAGCAATCATGGCTTGCTTATTTGTCATTTTGTTAAGCATTTCTGTAGTATTTGCCATGAATGTAAGGCTTAAATCTACAGAGAGAGAAATgcttttgaatttatatagTGTAATCCATTTATTTCGTTCAATTACTGCTCAATTTTCCGACTAAACTGTCCTCTCTCCTAAAGTTCTGTCCACTTAAAGTTTGTTGCgctaaattatgaaatatcaTCTGCATAAAACCCTTTTTCTCTAtgtgaaaattttaaatttacatacGTATGCAAATACCCCTGTTCCCAATGAGAGAAAACACAAGGATGCTGCATGCAACagcaaacaatgaaaacacaaTGCCACAAATCAATTAGAATTCTACAGTATTTAACCAATTACCGTAAGcactaaaaaagaaaatcaatatataGTATCTGTTATGGAGCTGCCTGTTTTTTATGTGCCTAAGACATGTATccaacaatatttattataggcaacccaaaaaaatagcaaaatgcTACAAAAAACCCTATTTAAATGCGaaactaatgaaaatattttcttttgccttttCCATGCGaacaatcaaatatatatatatatgcaaaaatatataaatctttTGCCGGACACACAGTTTGCGTACAATGGCCAGAAGGTAAGCGTTTTGTCCACTATTTTCCCTTTAATGTTTTACTGCTACTATTACGTATTTATTGCCTGCCGTACTTTCGTTGtaaattcttaaataataatacacaCAATTAAACATCATGCCCAATACTGAGAAGCAATAAGTTATCATAAATGTACAATAATTGACCAGTTTTCGTTTCtgtaaacatacatatataactaCATGTATTGTTAAGAGTTTTATCAACGAATTTTTTAGCTCGTAAGCCGAAAGACCAAAAGCAATGAACAAATATTTAGGTAGGGCACCAAATGTTGATATTGTTATGGCTATTTATATAAAAGCCCATGTGTAGGTCATCGTCGGGAGGATTAAAGTGTCCAGAGTTCACCAAAATGAAACCATTTTTGCGATTGCATTTGTTCGTTATTCTTAGTTTTATTTGGTTGCAATCTGCAAATATGTTTGGacaaagtatatatttttacgaGCATTTACTTTCGtttaatagatacatgtaacgcaacttatttttttttttggtaggtCCTGACGGAAATTTCGTTAATCTATATAAACTATGCATACAAActatatatgaatataatgCTGCAACCTATTTGATAACCGTTTGTAACAGTtaaactcttttttttataatttatttatgttttgtcTGCATATAACCAAAGTTCAAACAAAGTGGAAAATACCAAGCAAGCTAAAATTACCAAaccgaaattaaattgaattttaaatcataaaaagcCACATTAACACCCGCTCGAAAATCCCGTTTTTAAAGCTGGCCCGTCCGCCAATTTCTTTCTAGTCctgattttaaattaataatcgATAATGACGAATAATGCTGATTGACAATGACTGAGATCATTATACTGATGGTTATGAATTTAGCATATTGCGGCTGTGTTGTCTTATGCATACTACCtactatatatactttatatatcaATTTATATGCCAACTACTTTATCTACATATCCTTTTCTTAACCAGTTTCGTTGTATGTGCGTTCCATTATGATtctgattatgattatgaatttgtatttgaatttgaatttgacttTGATTATTGTGTACTTCTCTGTTGTCCTGATTTACATTATCGTTATTACACGTTTTACGTTTGGTCTGGTATTCCTTTGGTCTGAACATGTCTGAAATGCTCCTTAGCGTATACTATTTATACTCGTACTCGTAACTGTAACTGGTAACTCTCGTCGCGCGCCAAGATTCAACCAAAGTCTAACTTAGCACTAGAACTAAGCCGAAATGCAAAACAACTGCAactacaaaaacaacagcaacctcATCATGCATCCCTCGAATATGTATATACTCTATATTAaaaatccccaaaaaaaaagaaaagaaagagaaaCCCCACGCACACTCCTAACACTTGCATTCTAAGTTCATTTTAATGGTGACCACAGAGTTGAAACAGAACTATAAACCCAACTTATCTGAAACCTATATGACAAATCCAAGGTTACCGCCTGCCGGTCGCCGCCTGGCCGTTCCTGGGCGCCCCCGTTGGCGCCGGAGCCCCCACCCTCACCCACCTTCAGCTGCCCGTCTCCATGCAGATGGCGCAAGCGCCGTCAGCGGTCGCGGGCGGTACAGCGGCTACATCGccggcaacggcagcagcggccGCCGCACATGCTgcggctgcagcggcggccaCGCCCATAATGCtcgcgccacgcccaccgcacACCGCTGTCCAAGCAGCAACGCCCACAGCAGCAACGCCACGGCGGAGGTACGACGACCAAAAGTGTTCCAAAAAGGATCCTGATCTCAGGGTCCTTGGTGAAATCGCGCGTCTAAAAGCAGAATTCAAAAAGGATATCAAGAAAATTGTTTGCTACGTTTATAGGCAAGCTactttaaagaaatataacaaaatttGAATAGTACACAAATTATTGAGGattattcataaaaatattaaaaatatagcaGTATTAAATGATTAAGAACAGATAAATGATTTCATTccaaattaattatgatttttaggaactttatttattacaataaatattaagtttaaaagaaaaaaaaaatttcttttgtgcaatacaattttctaaatttatacCAGCAATAGTGGTAATTCAAAATAAGCCAGCTTATAAGCGTAGCAATCGATTCACGataaaagcattaaaaaacaacactgcaacaacaactagaACCAGAACCAAGATCACCAACTCTTTAGCTATGAGAATCTTTGTACCATAATACAGTATAAATGTTTGTTGTCTTGTTACTTTGGTTTACGCATTTGGGTATGACTATTTGACTATCGATATATTccataaatattgcataaCTTTTTGCCGTCCTTGAGATTGCATTGTTCCAAACGTCTAGGCACACATACTTACACCAACCACACTCGATCGAAGCAGTATATTTCAAACAAATCAAACTAGTGGCAACCACCCGAAACTGTAACCGTAACTAGCTGTTAAGAATGGCAAGGTCTTAGCTTTAACCCTAGTCTAAATTGTATATCGTAACTATCGAATATATCGTAATGTTTATCGGTAGCGAACATTTTGCCGCAGCAAGCATTTTCCGTAAGGCCTTTCTCTTAGAGCATCACTATCTAGTAACCATACTCTCGTACTCGTTTatttctatatctatctatccaaCTATTCCCCAATCTTTTCTGCTCCTGTTCGTTATTGGTTTTTACACCCTTGAAGTTTGcacgattttcgatttttatgtTTGTCTTTTTGACTTGGCTTTGAACAATTGAAGAGAACACGTATTCAGTTTGCCAATTAAAAGCAGAAATCGAATggaatttataacaaaatttCTCTATGCATGCCACCTAGACCGCTTCcaaaaaatctatttaattCCCTTGATTATTTCGTTTAGAAGAGCGTTTAGTTTGCATAGCCACGAAAATTAGCAAAACATTTCAGAAAAACGTTTCAGCTCAAATTCAATGAACATTTTCAATGATATTCTttgccacactcacacacagtttaagtttttggccaataatttgcatacaaatatggcaaatcgaatttttaattgcatgttggtcaaacaaattttcaatttgtggcGCATTGTTGCCAAACGCAGTGCGAACACTCAGATTCAAagtccaaaaataatttcataaattccaattatgATTTGTGCACTGATTTTCACAGCCAATGTCACATTGCTACGGATACCTGCGGCCGATCATAATGAGCAGGTTTTCTGGTTATCGGTCGGCTTTTCTGGCGAAATTGTTAATTATGAGGCTTCCACATGCACATATGTGGCAACTATTATAAATTGAGTGATAAAACCGCATGGAATTAAAAAAGGACAACATTTAAACGGCGGCTTTTGTGGTCCGATTGCGAATGAAATGCGATTTAATtgtagtaaaataaaaaacttcaATTCCTCTTTTAAATCTGAACGATAAACGAGtgattatattaaataattaaaacctTAGATGAAGTAGGGTTGACCGTATAAGTTCTTACcgtttttttataattttaatttatttatttatgatttaaacCTCGGCATGTATTTCCACTCCTCTCTATTACCCTCTATATAGACATTCCACTTACCTAAAATTGTTCCCAACCTCCTAATTCCAATCTGCATTTCAATCGGCCTACTTGTTATATCATTCCACTTAGCACTTGGTAAATGTTCTTGCtagttttaaatgtatttgaaaGGTGCAAGGgttaaacaacaattaaatgtattttatttacttaaatgcttttaacccctcacacacacagcaaaaTGCAATGAGTTGTTGAAACGAAAAGGTCTTGCCGCATACGTACACATATggatgtatgtacatatgctaTATACTCTGTACTAAAGATCGGTCCAATGTTTTTCGTATTGTTGATGATAATATCtctatactcgtatatatacaattatgCAATATAAAGTGCAACTAATGCGTAGCATTTCTTGGTAATTCAGTGTTCTAATGTTTAAGTATGTTTCGATATAAATcccatttacatacatatgtatgagcTACACGTATGTCTTATGTattgttatatgtatataccaaTATCATCTCAGCGCTATGactatatatacaaaaaaacaaaaatcgttACTACATAATGCCTAGATTTGCCATATactatataccatatataatatttacttatatatCAAGAGAGAAAACTAACCGCATGCGTTTTAtgttcttttcttttcctttttctactttttgcacacaaaacacacacataaatgacaaaaataaaaaaatatatcacataaatacaaacaataaacacaCTGGTCAAAAATGTTGTGTCAAATGgttgcaaaaaacaaacatatataaatgCCCCAAAAATATACGAATTTCCGTATCGGTTCGGTGATTCCTGCAGCCGCCGTTGCCGCCGCAATGCGTGGAGTGGCCATCCAGCGCGGACACGTGGGCGTGGTCGGCGCCACCCCCTACCATCATCCCCATCATCCGCATCATCATCCGGCGCTGCTGGCggcctccgccgccgccgcccaacaacaacagcaacgccaactggccgccgccgccgtggCCACGGCAGCAGTcgcccaacagcagcagcagcagcagcaggctgtcgtacagcagcaacagcagcaagtggctgccgccgcccagcagcaacaccagcagcagcagcagcaacaacaacaggccgtgcagcagcaacaggcggtccagcagcagcagcaacatcaacaacagcagcagcagcaacaacagcaacatgccGCCGtagcagccgccgcagctgcCGCCTCGCATCCGCACATGCATGCCGctcatgcccatgcccacgcccacgcccttGGCCCACAATTGGCGCAACTGCAAGCGGTCGCCGTGCCTACGGCCGCTAGCaatgctgctgcactgcagcaaTCCCTAACCGCTGCCATCCAGAATCCGAGCGGTAATCCGaacgctgctgccgccgccgccgcctatGCCGCCCGTCTATCGGCGGCCACGGGCGCCACACAATCGCCGCAAacagccgctgctgctgcggctgctgcttcCATGGCTGCGTCGGCCAATGCGGCCAACAATGCGGCCGCTTTGCATGGATTCGCGCCGTAAGTAGAGTCCTCCGTCGTGGACTTCACTCCGTCACACCCGCGATCCCGCCGTAGTTAGTCCGTTGTAGCTGTTATTTTGTTACTTTAGTTGGTTCCGCTGCGAATGTAGTTTTAGCGCACCCCAGTTTACAATTATCACCACCCTGTTCATAAATAATACTACGTTTATACGCACGCCTTACAATTACGAATGCTTTTATTTAATGGTATTCATATctgtttcatttcaatttgcgaAACAAAATTTATAGCTTTCTTTAAGCATTTCATTGGGCCAATTTTTTAGATGTTTACTATTCTTGCGCTATTCAGttatatattgatattaataAAGCAATCATTATAAagttaaaatgtataaattatctatgaaaaattgcaaatatttatttattaaccaTGAATTTTTGGCGTATAAGCGTAGTAATATCCGTATATTGTATAATTATTTCCCAACCCCTTAAGAAGAACATCCCGCTCATCTGTCATGATTTTAACCTAAagcttaaattgtttatagCTTAAAGATCGTTTTTCCTACCGTCTCTCTTTTTCTGTGTTACTATATACGTCTCTATCTTGTTGGTGACAAATGTTTTTTAGCTATCTTGTGTGTGTAAAGTTTTAATATCGCATATAATGAAACCTAGACTTTGTCTTATTTTGTATACATAAATCGAGCAATAGAAGAGTATAACCGATCCGAACGCAAactgaatacaaaatttgcaaaagcaGCAACCGATTAACGCACGCTAACACAAAAACACCATCCACGTAAACTATCTAAGactctatatataaatacacactCGCATATATTTGATCATACTTTGATTGACAGAAGTGTGTTTTTGGCATCGTTAATTTATCGTTATTTTGGTTAAGGGACCTACTCTACACTCGGTTGTATATTGTGTACCACTAGGCGTATGATGaatttcgatttgaatttGACTTGAAAGTGTTTTAATGCGACTGCGTCGCTCTCTGCCAGCGCCTTGCGTGCATGTTCTGCCCcgacattatatatatatttatatagaccTTTGATTAACTTATTCTTTTGTGGCTGCtctctacacacacacacacacacacacaaacactcacacacactcacccgCCCAGCCATATATCAAACCTCTCACCATAGCGTACGAATGAATGCTCCATTAAGAACTGTATACTTATCAAAACACATCAAGACATGCCAAACCAAAGaaccaattaaaaataaaaaaaaatatacaaaactaATTAGCTAGGTGCATGAGTGTCTGTTCTGTCTAAagattaaatgcaaatttaaagcAAGCAAGCAAGACAAATTTTCGTAGTGTTTGGGAAATGGAATGACCCTAATGTatgtggttggttggttggctatCTTTGCTAGTGCAAGTGCTCTTTATAAACGACAATATCTAAACCTTTTAATTTCCCTTTGTTTCGTTTCCTCTGTATCAAACATTTCCTCCAATCAGTTCGTCATCAAGTGGGGAATCAGGTCAGATCAGGTCAGTTTAGCACAGGCTCTTTAGCTAGGTAGGTGGGGTGTCTACAACAATTAGGTgccaacttttgtttttcagttgcCCCTTAAGTTCCAGCCATTTACCCACAACAGCATCCGGtaccaagaaaaacaacaacaacatttaataaaaaaaaaaaagaaaagaaacaaacaaaaataactaaaacCGGATGTGGATAAAGTTTTATTGGCCAGCGAGAAATATTagaatcaatttttttttgttttttttttcgaaaacaaacaaactttaTCCCGTCTGGTTTTCCATTGTGCCCAAATCAATGCCCACACAAGTGCGTTAAAAAAATGaaccaaaagaaaatttttgaattttgctTTTAAGTGCCAGTACAGTGAAACAGAGGTAAGCCAATTAAAATGGTTATAGCATATATATTCCATTGATTGGTTGCCTCTGGCTTGACTCACCTACCCAGACATGATCCTACCACGAATGCTATATTAATATATGATCTTCTCTTATCATCTTGTCCCAAACGCAGTGTATACTATGATCCCTTCTTAGCAGCCGCTGCTTCCGCTGATCCAAATCTACGCTTCCAGGTGAGTTTCGTCCGGTGAAATGAATGTTCAACTAGCTTAAGGTTTAATGTACGTCTTTAAGGTATAATAAAGAGTAGTCTAGATCTAAATACAATCCCCATAACTTGCCACGAAAATacatgaaaatattatataaatctTACAGGCAGCCAAACCGGTCACTGAAGTTCCAGCCGCTCAGCCAGCCGCcatattaaatgtaataaaactttttcaaaCTAATATCCTAACCACAACCaccaaaaaaattaagaacaattcagttataatttgtatatttttatggtAGTTTGTGAAAGACACCGTTTGAGTTTTGAAACATTTGACTTGGTTTTTGGAACAAACGTTATTATCTACTACTCATAcgtataaattgttttaagtCGCTTCCTTTGAGTTTCCTTATGCATTATCCACGTCCATCCCGAACTAACGACGCGTCCTAATTTCTTGCTGTGTAACACCTTTAAGTTGAGATCGAACTTGGTAACTGGTCGTAAATCACATTATTCTTTTTGACTTAAGCTTGGCTAAGCTTATTCAACTCAATGTCTGAATAACTGAACACTTGTGTATAAGCTCTCTACCGTATTAAGTGCATcctttgtttggttttcgtttAAATCCAAGGATTCAATTAGTGACCACAGGTGGCTTTATGAAGCATACGCTCTCTTTAACTACTTTAATCTACATCATTTTGAAGTACTTCTGCTAGTTTTGTTGATTTCtttcacatttttgcttttgctgaaTACTAATACTACAAACTATTTTGATAAAATACCTATTATTCAATGCTATATACATTTTGTAACTACTACAAATTCTTCTTTGGTTATCTTTCACGACTGTTACAACACACTCaactcaacaacaacaactaccacAACActattgcaaaaaaaaaaaaaaaaaaaaaatcaaaatactgattgaaaaacaaaaaccataaattACAGCGCCGCACTGTGACTACGCTAAACAGTAACCCACATACGATCAACCGCATTCCGGTTCCACAGAATGTTTTggtaaaaataatcatatcTAGTTATAGTTCCATACCCATGCACCTAGATATCCAGACTTTCCGTTTGATTGTTGTCACAATTTTTGCGTTCTGCTCAATGCCTTTTTGTATGCACCCCCTAAACTGTATGTCTACTATATGCCTTAAGTCTTAAGTTAACCCTAGCAAGTAATTGAATACGATAAGTTATTTGCTGGATTTGTGCCTCGCTTTTCGGTTTTATAGCCTGGCATCTTGGGTTCTACGTAGCTCGGTTacaagtaaacaaaaagaaaaggttAAACCACCTGACTTAGATATTTAAGTGTacatagaatatttttaatcacACTACTCCACTGTTTGCACCCAtttctttttcggttttggttacaatatatttatatgtgtgtatacTTTTGGCCTCACCCGGTTTGGTTTGGGTTCCTAATTTCTCACCACACTTGCTCTCACCGACTCCTCCGCTAGTCTTGTCGTTTGCCGTTGTCGCCCcttcaaaaaaccaaaaaataatataaaaacccCGAACTGTAACTGCGTCTGTTCCTCGAGTCGCCGCCCTCGTGTTGCCCCAGTTTAACGCCCCATTTGCTTACCATTATTCCAGGCCACTGCTCCGCTGCTAAAGACTCCGCTGTCTCAGGCCCAGCAGCAGGCGTACGCCACGGCGGCCACCACCTACACGGCGGTAGCCGCCCGGGCCGCCTATGGTgccgctgccgcagcagccgcacagCCGGCACTCGCCGGCTACGCCACCGTGGCTGGGTAAGTTATATACACTCGAATCCCACCCAACTCAAATCCGAAGTCATCACTAACAATTACAACATGCTACCAGTTGGTATTATCATAGAaccaataattatttaataacaatttaatcTTCAGTTGGTCTCACAACTCTTTTAGAATTCAAAATCTATTGATAGTTATTTACTGTCATTTGACTTCAACCTCTCAAAAATAGAGATGCATTGTATTTGatcttttataatttaattgatcagtttcgtatttattaatttgtctaaaaccaattttattatttatttccttttattcTTTAGCAACAAccttataattaaatatctatttatttattatctattttattattatttatctatttagtattttattatttattatttgttactACCATTATAAGTTTATTATCTGTTAGAACTTAAGTAGAAATTATGTATTTCAAAGATAACCTTTTTAGTTGATTTGTATgtctttaaattaatatttattaacttaaaatttGTAAGCCTCTTTACTATAGTTCTTTTGAATATTAATGTTTCGATTTCAAATTTGActaattatttgattttacttcttctttttaaaactttttaacaaTAATTGTGTGTAATTGGGTAAAGTGTAGAAACCTAACTCCGAAACCTGAAGAGATCCGACAGTCGATTGAACACTTTTGCAAGACCTTGtctaaactaaataatttttattaaatcataACATAAAGCCAACTGGAATCATCAATCACCATTTAACAacattaacaatttaaaatgccgCCATTGAGTTTTACTAATAAGCTAAACATACaatcacaaaaatatttatagatatgcGCGCGAATATGCAGATCCTTATCTAGGACATGGCATTGGACCAGTTCCTGGATACGGGGTAAGTTTCtccttattaatttaaatacaaataaagagTATAATTTTCATcaaacatattaaatatgatGGATGTTCGTATTATCATTTACTAAATCCCCGCACTATCTGGACTTTTTCTACCATTTTTCATTAGGCAACCATGTACCGCGGTGGATTCAATCGTTTCACGCCATATTAAGAACAATCTACGCCAGTCAGCCAAATAACGCACTTGAACTACTCTCGATGAAAATGCTCAATATATgaacaaagcaaagcaaataagtAACTTAGACGTAAATACTCCTCCCTACGTGCAGTAAGTAGAAGTTACAACTAAACCGATAGATGCAGGATACTCAACACCCAACAGCAGCCAcgacaacaccaacaacagaCGCTCAATGTCCTTGGAGAGTTGAAAATCAAAGCTAAgcaacaaagaaacaaaaagaacataaacaaatcaatgTCGTCCAGTAAAAGCAAAAAGCTaaaccaaaaaggaaaatatacgCCGCTAAACGCAGTTCTATGGAGTTTATATAagtaaagcaaacaaaaaaagattacaaaaaaaaaatattaaaacataaattcaaattgcaaaatagttttgcagagaatgaaaagaaaaatgtgcTTCATGCGTAGATTTTTACCAGAACAAAAGCTGAAACTTTGTGCGGCAGATcagaatttatatatgtatacatatatatattaccgACATGATATATAGTTATTATACATAGGCattgtatttgtatatcaAAGCAAACCAGGAAAGAGAGCAATGTTTTAGGTACTTTTCATGCTGAAACATCAtcaaaaaaatacatataaaaaaaccTTGGGTTGTTGATTTTCAAAACTTCGTTGAACTAAGTTAGTCCTTATGATTTACAAATTATTCTAAAACATTAGCATTGTAGTATGTAGTAAGGGAAAATAACAATGCAGCCACATcaacaaatcaaattgtatatTATTTGCGAACTGTTaaagca
It contains:
- the LOC6737554 gene encoding RNA binding protein fox-1 homolog 2 isoform X15; its protein translation is MSASAVEVTGNVPPVEFHMRESTVLIANEAAESQQSSAMPNAGGGGNTGGGGGGGGGTPSSPLSNSPSSATASQAGGCGLTLNGSATEGSMSGDTSPVASGEPLLQTPPALQQQQQQQQQPLLCSSPTSMQSAGTSVTGSSIASGTLAATSSSGVGLLPTTGLDSIANGGAPAGCAVVPASTSQVIAHLNAAAAAASGIMSPTANVATSLSSALVPAQSVAAVAAASLDAKSQPKRLHVSNIPFRFRDPDLRAMFGQFGTILDVEIIFNERGSKGFGFVTFANSNDAERARERLHGTVVEGRKIEVNNATARVQTKKVTAVPNVVLTKDGAIPAPALVCVQWPEAAVAAAMRGVAIQRGHVGVVGATPYHHPHHPHHHPALLAASAAAAQQQQQRQLAAAAVATAAVAQQQQQQQQAVVQQQQQQVAAAAQQQHQQQQQQQQQAVQQQQAVQQQQQHQQQQQQQQQQHAAVAAAAAAASHPHMHAAHAHAHAHALGPQLAQLQAVAVPTAASNAAALQQSLTAAIQNPSGNPNAAAAAAAYAARLSAATGATQSPQTAAAAAAAASMAASANAANNAAALHGFAPVYYDPFLAAAASADPNLRFQAAKPVTEVPAAQPAAILNRRTVTTLNSNPHTINRIPVPQNVLATAPLLKTPLSQAQQQAYATAATTYTAVAARAAYGAAAAAAAQPALAGYATVAGYAREYADPYLGHGIGPVPGYGATMYRGGFNRFTPY
- the LOC6737554 gene encoding RNA binding protein fox-1 homolog 2 isoform X17; amino-acid sequence: MYYPSTVLIANEAAESQQSSAMPNAGGGGNTGGGGGGGGGTPSSPLSNSPSSATASQAGGCGLTLNGSATEGSMSGDTSPVASGEPLLQTPPALQQQQQQQQQPLLCSSPTSMQSAGTSVTGSSIASGTLAATSSSGVGLLPTTGLDSIANGGAPAGCAVVPASTSQVIAHLNAAAAAASGIMSPTANVATSLSSALVPAQSVAAVAAASLDAKSQPKRLHVSNIPFRFRDPDLRAMFGQFGTILDVEIIFNERGSKGFGFVTFANSNDAERARERLHGTVVEGRKIEVNNATARVQTKKVTAVPNVVLTKDGAIPAPALVCVQWPEAAVAAAMRGVAIQRGHVGVVGATPYHHPHHPHHHPALLAASAAAAQQQQQRQLAAAAVATAAVAQQQQQQQQAVVQQQQQQVAAAAQQQHQQQQQQQQQAVQQQQAVQQQQQHQQQQQQQQQQHAAVAAAAAAASHPHMHAAHAHAHAHALGPQLAQLQAVAVPTAASNAAALQQSLTAAIQNPSGNPNAAAAAAAYAARLSAATGATQSPQTAAAAAAAASMAASANAANNAAALHGFAPVYYDPFLAAAASADPNLRFQAAKPVTEVPAAQPAAILNRRTVTTLNSNPHTINRIPVPQNVLATAPLLKTPLSQAQQQAYATAATTYTAVAARAAYGAAAAAAAQPALAGYATVAGYAREYADPYLGHGIGPVPGYGATMYRGGFNRFTPY